A section of the Candidatus Cloacimonadota bacterium genome encodes:
- a CDS encoding D-alanine--D-alanine ligase: MKRNRKIVVLSGGVSEEKEISEITSNEIAAALEKKDFQTIILDPSQFSSYLKLIEKINEIKPYIVFNGLHGSIGENGQIQSLLKLEGIPFTGSGFRASAICMDKYLSGKLATTLEIAVPERYFYSGNDDFQKESILKQIGIPLVIKPNDSGSSVGISIIDTPGKIQEAMENAFKFSNSILFEKYIEGRELTVTILGHKPLPVVEIKPKNGWYDYRNKYTKGNTSYHVPADLTEAEAKEIQNNALMIFRLFGCEVYARIDFRYDGEQFYFLEVNTLPGMTPLSLTPMAAKETGLDF, translated from the coding sequence ATGAAAAGAAATAGGAAAATCGTTGTTTTGTCGGGAGGTGTTTCGGAGGAAAAGGAAATCTCCGAGATCACTTCCAATGAAATAGCAGCAGCTCTGGAAAAGAAGGATTTTCAAACGATAATTCTCGATCCCTCCCAGTTTTCTTCTTATCTGAAATTGATAGAAAAAATAAATGAGATCAAACCATATATTGTTTTCAATGGACTACACGGTTCTATCGGAGAAAATGGTCAAATCCAATCTTTACTCAAACTTGAAGGAATTCCATTTACAGGTTCCGGTTTCAGAGCAAGTGCGATTTGCATGGATAAATATCTTTCCGGAAAATTAGCAACTACCCTTGAAATAGCTGTTCCCGAAAGATACTTTTATTCCGGGAATGATGATTTTCAGAAAGAATCTATTTTGAAACAGATTGGAATTCCTCTGGTTATCAAACCAAACGATTCCGGTTCATCAGTTGGGATTTCAATCATTGATACTCCGGGAAAAATACAGGAAGCAATGGAAAATGCGTTCAAATTCAGCAACTCCATTCTTTTTGAGAAATATATTGAAGGCAGAGAATTAACGGTCACGATCTTAGGACATAAACCTCTGCCCGTAGTTGAGATCAAACCGAAAAACGGCTGGTATGATTATCGGAACAAATACACCAAAGGTAATACTTCTTATCATGTTCCTGCTGATTTGACAGAAGCAGAAGCCAAAGAAATCCAAAATAATGCTCTTATGATTTTCCGGCTTTTCGGTTGTGAGGTTTATGCGAGAATCGATTTTCGCTATGATGGTGAGCAATTCTATTTCCTGGAAGTTAATACTCTTCCCGGGATGACACCTTTGAGTTTGACACCGATGGCAGCCAAAGAAACAGGATTGGATTTT
- the aroA gene encoding 3-phosphoshikimate 1-carboxyvinyltransferase, producing MKIEFNAKGFVELQGSKSILNRILIISTFFESSFKIYNFSRCDDLNTMVENLMKIGFRFYSDEDYLILVPPDKMKSPSQLFIKDSGTGFRFLLSRLASQNGLETTIDVSPQLQKRPIKPLVKILNQLGAEINDDRFPITVKGKKLKGGKIVIPANISSQFISSLLLIAPCYEQDLEISLKGEIVSRPYIEMTLQIMSDFGIESEFSLNNKIKIQSGQEYFNLSDFYIEPDFSSACYFWALGTLSNNNICTSNWYLDSVQPDFKFLGILKKMGAEISDEDDRICVKRKKLNGIEVEMRNMPDQVPTLVVLSLFADSKTIIRNISHLRFKESDRISALLNEIKRIGGKIEFKKNSLIIHPLTKPPKDVFLETYNDHRIVMAFSILKAIFPYITIKNMNSVTKSYPDFFFDLDSICNIS from the coding sequence ATGAAAATTGAATTTAATGCCAAAGGTTTTGTCGAACTGCAAGGTTCGAAATCTATTCTGAACCGGATCTTAATAATTTCTACTTTTTTTGAATCTTCTTTTAAAATCTATAATTTTTCCCGATGTGATGATCTTAATACAATGGTGGAAAATTTAATGAAAATTGGATTTAGATTTTATTCAGATGAAGATTATCTGATCCTTGTTCCACCTGATAAAATGAAAAGTCCATCTCAATTATTTATCAAGGATTCAGGAACAGGATTCAGGTTTTTACTTTCACGACTCGCTTCTCAAAATGGATTGGAAACAACCATCGATGTCAGTCCGCAACTTCAGAAGAGACCGATAAAACCATTGGTTAAAATTTTGAATCAGTTGGGAGCAGAAATCAATGATGATAGATTTCCGATAACAGTGAAAGGTAAAAAACTGAAAGGCGGGAAAATAGTAATTCCGGCAAATATCAGCAGTCAGTTCATTAGTTCATTACTTCTGATAGCTCCGTGTTATGAACAGGATTTGGAAATCTCTCTAAAAGGAGAAATCGTCTCAAGACCATATATTGAAATGACTCTACAAATCATGAGTGATTTTGGGATTGAATCAGAATTTTCCCTTAATAATAAAATTAAAATTCAGTCAGGTCAGGAATACTTTAATTTATCAGATTTTTACATCGAACCTGATTTTTCTTCTGCCTGTTATTTCTGGGCTTTAGGAACTTTGAGCAATAATAATATTTGCACTTCCAACTGGTATTTGGATTCAGTTCAACCTGATTTCAAATTTTTAGGAATCCTTAAAAAAATGGGTGCTGAGATTTCGGATGAAGATGATCGTATTTGTGTTAAAAGGAAAAAACTTAATGGAATTGAGGTTGAGATGAGAAATATGCCGGATCAGGTTCCGACTTTGGTGGTTTTATCTTTATTTGCAGATTCAAAAACGATCATCAGGAATATCTCACATCTGAGATTTAAAGAATCAGATAGAATTTCTGCTTTACTCAATGAGATAAAGAGAATCGGTGGAAAGATTGAATTCAAGAAGAATTCTTTAATAATTCATCCGCTAACAAAGCCCCCGAAAGATGTTTTTCTCGAAACTTACAATGACCATAGAATAGTGATGGCTTTCTCGATTTTAAAAGCGATCTTTCCTTATATAACCATTAAAAATATGAATTCGGTAACGAAATCTTATCCTGATTTTTTCTTTGATTTAGATTCTATATGCAATATTTCTTGA